The proteins below are encoded in one region of Belonocnema kinseyi isolate 2016_QV_RU_SX_M_011 chromosome 1, B_treatae_v1, whole genome shotgun sequence:
- the LOC117177908 gene encoding protein PXR1-like — protein MKKKSSCCVPKNLPTGMKNLSEPDERECHREGRKKERDLRAKVVPSRLFRTFRRCESNQDFRATDTQKPGNLLLVFALALLILSLQGDSQRVTNQVNPEEGGELENEGMGGEEEKGGRGGGREGEGKGGGGFYKAKEKAKEEKWKEEKKKNKKMRKKKKQKKQKKEKNKKEEEEKKKE, from the exons ATGAAGAAAAAGTCTTCTTGTTGTGTTCCGAAAAATTTGCCGACGGGAATGAAGAATTTGAGCGAACCAGATGAAAGGGAATGTCATCGcgaaggaaggaagaaagaaagaGATTTACGTGCAAAAGTTGTCCCGTCCCGTCTCTTTCGCACGTTCCGGCGATGCGAATCAAATCAGGATTTTCGAGCGACAGACACACAAAAACCTGGAAATCTTCTCCTCGTTTTTGCCCTTGCCCTTTTGATTCTCAGCCTCCAGGGCGATTCTCAGAGAGTCACGAATC AAGTCAACCCAGAAGAAGGAGGAGAACTAGAAAACGAAGGAATGGGAGGAGAAGAAGAaaaaggaggaagaggaggaggaagagAAGGAGAAGGAAAGGGAGGAGGAGGATTCT ATAAAGCAAAAGAAaaagcaaaagaagaaaaatggaaggaggagaaaaagaagaaCAAGAAGATGAGGAAGAAGAAGAAACAGAAGAAGCAGAAGAAGGAGAAGAataagaaggaggaggaggaaaaGAAGAAGGAGTAG